One window of the Deinococcus depolymerans genome contains the following:
- a CDS encoding cytochrome P450, with protein sequence MRSLSSLPEPPTRPGNGHLQDWALSPLPLIGEGAARARSAGVDVFRLRLGLPAVVGVGAAWNRAVLTDLGTFRSAGSLSRIVPYLSGGVILSDAPGHGGRRSLMNPGFGRAHLLALQARTRAALPGVPDGEFDALAWADGAVLSLLNAAYFSGEFDAGLLHAFLAPLRRPFPVPAVPRPLLFARVDAELRRLAHVRLTGRGHDDLLAVLAPLPGGLEEARVSLAAAHDTTTHALAYAIWFLAQHPQWHAPEHHAAVLKEVLRLFPPGWMGSRRLGRDLDWNGVRLPRGALALYSPYLSGRDPAVWDRPDGFDPGRWAGRPPAWAYLPFGGGERLCLGMHLAQMLIHDTLAALPSLRAVRGDPTPLPGLTLGPRGPLVVTPGPR encoded by the coding sequence ATCCGGAGTCTGAGCTCGCTGCCTGAACCGCCGACCCGTCCGGGGAACGGGCACCTTCAGGACTGGGCTCTGAGTCCTCTGCCGCTGATCGGGGAGGGGGCGGCGCGGGCGCGCTCGGCGGGCGTGGACGTGTTCCGGTTGCGGCTGGGCCTGCCGGCGGTGGTGGGGGTGGGGGCGGCGTGGAACCGGGCGGTGCTGACGGACCTGGGAACGTTCCGGAGTGCGGGGAGCCTGTCGCGGATCGTGCCGTACCTGTCGGGTGGGGTGATCCTGTCGGACGCGCCGGGGCACGGGGGGCGGCGCTCGCTGATGAATCCGGGGTTCGGGCGGGCGCACCTGCTGGCGTTGCAGGCGCGGACGCGGGCGGCGCTGCCGGGCGTGCCGGACGGGGAGTTCGATGCGCTGGCCTGGGCGGACGGCGCGGTGCTGAGCCTGCTGAACGCCGCGTACTTCAGCGGGGAGTTCGACGCTGGGCTGCTGCACGCGTTCCTGGCGCCGCTGCGCCGCCCGTTCCCGGTGCCGGCGGTTCCGCGTCCGCTGCTGTTCGCGCGGGTGGACGCCGAGCTGCGCCGCCTCGCGCACGTGCGCCTGACCGGGCGGGGCCACGATGACCTGCTGGCGGTGCTGGCCCCGCTGCCGGGCGGGCTGGAGGAGGCGCGGGTGTCGCTGGCCGCCGCGCACGACACGACCACGCACGCGCTGGCGTACGCGATCTGGTTCCTGGCGCAGCATCCGCAGTGGCACGCGCCCGAGCATCACGCGGCGGTCCTGAAGGAAGTGCTGCGCCTGTTCCCGCCGGGCTGGATGGGCAGCCGCCGCCTGGGCCGCGACCTCGACTGGAACGGGGTGAGGTTGCCGCGCGGGGCGCTGGCGCTGTACTCGCCGTACCTGTCGGGCCGCGACCCGGCGGTGTGGGACCGCCCGGACGGGTTCGATCCGGGCCGCTGGGCGGGCAGACCCCCGGCGTGGGCGTACCTGCCGTTCGGGGGCGGCGAGCGGCTGTGCCTGGGCATGCACCTCGCGCAGATGCTGATTCACGACACGCTGGCGGCGCTGCCTTCCCTGCGGGCCGTGCGGGGCGACCCCACGCCGCTGCCGGGCCTGACCCTCGGGCCGCGCGGGCCGCTGGTGGTGACCCCCGGTCCGCGTTAA
- a CDS encoding NAD(P)/FAD-dependent oxidoreductase, whose product MRRTPQHVAVIGAGFAGLAAALRLARAGARVTVLDALDGPGGKAALGFPEFSSGPTVVTMPQVFRALHARLDLPLPTLSAARPTTTYHAPGGRLFAPEALHVAGSLDATLAQLSRAEGRRYGALLASSRRMYLDAQDTFLFAPPPGPARLARYALTRGRRAAPLVPLRRLVRSGPFMTPFWLRFATYLGADPYRAPAVLHNIAWVELGYGVWHLRGGLLDLARTLHAQAVALGVRFEFGTRVTSLSTHGGQVLGAHTSQGAFAADAWVSAADRALTLSWLGESEKPTPRGVSGFALQLRLSEDRGQAHHIHWPAEYAREWQDIRAGRLPRDPTLYLHLDGTRAFLLVNAPPDPGLTDDPREYGAWLLARLQERLRATDGGPLPVQEWRALSPAEYARTAKAGALYGRAPHGLSGSLRPGWTLPHARNLAQVGGTVHPGGGVPLSILSGWNGAGQLLGLPFDDLDGRQVPHGTEVWPSGV is encoded by the coding sequence GTGAGACGCACGCCACAGCACGTCGCGGTGATCGGCGCGGGCTTCGCGGGCCTCGCGGCGGCGCTGCGGCTGGCGCGCGCCGGGGCGCGGGTGACGGTGCTCGACGCACTCGACGGTCCCGGTGGGAAGGCGGCGCTGGGCTTCCCGGAGTTCTCCAGCGGCCCGACGGTCGTGACCATGCCGCAGGTGTTCCGGGCGCTGCACGCCCGCCTGGACCTGCCCCTGCCCACGCTGTCGGCCGCTCGGCCCACCACCACGTACCACGCGCCGGGCGGGCGGCTGTTCGCGCCCGAGGCGCTGCACGTGGCGGGCAGCCTGGACGCCACGCTGGCGCAGCTGTCCCGCGCCGAGGGCCGGCGCTACGGGGCGCTGCTGGCCTCGTCGCGGCGCATGTACCTGGACGCGCAGGACACCTTCCTGTTCGCGCCGCCGCCCGGCCCGGCCCGGCTGGCCCGTTACGCCCTGACGCGGGGCCGCCGGGCCGCGCCGCTCGTGCCGCTGCGGCGACTGGTGCGCTCGGGGCCGTTCATGACGCCGTTCTGGCTGCGCTTCGCCACGTACCTGGGTGCCGACCCGTACCGCGCGCCGGCCGTGCTGCACAACATCGCGTGGGTGGAACTCGGGTACGGCGTGTGGCACCTGCGCGGCGGCCTGCTGGATCTCGCGCGGACGCTGCACGCGCAGGCGGTGGCGCTGGGCGTGCGCTTCGAGTTCGGCACGCGCGTCACCAGCCTCAGCACGCACGGCGGTCAGGTGCTGGGCGCCCACACCAGCCAGGGGGCCTTCGCGGCGGACGCCTGGGTCAGCGCCGCCGACCGCGCCCTCACGCTCTCCTGGCTGGGCGAGAGCGAGAAACCCACCCCGCGCGGCGTGAGCGGCTTCGCGCTGCAACTGCGCCTCTCGGAGGACCGGGGGCAGGCGCACCACATCCACTGGCCCGCCGAGTACGCCCGCGAATGGCAGGACATCCGCGCCGGCCGCCTGCCGCGCGACCCGACGCTGTACCTGCACCTGGACGGCACGCGCGCCTTCCTGCTCGTGAACGCCCCACCGGACCCGGGCCTGACGGACGACCCGCGCGAGTACGGCGCGTGGCTCCTGGCGCGACTCCAGGAGCGGCTGCGCGCCACTGACGGCGGCCCGCTGCCCGTGCAGGAATGGCGCGCCCTGTCGCCCGCCGAGTACGCCCGCACCGCCAAGGCCGGCGCGCTGTACGGCCGCGCCCCACACGGCCTGAGCGGCAGCCTGCGCCCCGGCTGGACGCTGCCGCACGCCCGGAACCTCGCGCAGGTGGGCGGCACCGTCCACCCCGGCGGCGGCGTGCCCCTGAGCATCCTCAGCGGCTGGAACGGCGCCGGACAACTGCTGGGCCTGCCCTTCGACGACCTCGACGGCCGTCAGGTGCCCCACGGGACGGAGGTGTGGCCATCCGGAGTCTGA
- a CDS encoding glycosyltransferase family 2 protein, which yields MRIHWTAGWERAQRPVQALLLGWLATKAAVLAVNAITFPRLRPAPTPRGGPRVSILIPARDEAHNLPRTLPGVLAQGAFEVLVLDDGSRDGTADVARRLGARVLTGEPRPDGWNGKPWACQQLLRAARGEVLIFTDADVDWHAGALGGLLSELTRSGADLLSVHPRQANAGLGARLLTPLVDAAVLSYFPFPLTHLRHPMTSIANGQVMAFRRAALTRVGGYAPVRAEVLEDTRLAQHLGAQGFLVSTALGRACIGVRMYRTYPESVAGFGKNVLPLHFHSRPLLLLAAAGHLGAYTLPWLLRPWLRGPGWTALRVAGLLERTLVSVVAGRRAPADLAEGLLGPLTPLLALPVYRRALRRTVTWKGRQYRQ from the coding sequence ATGAGGATTCATTGGACTGCCGGGTGGGAGCGGGCGCAGCGGCCCGTGCAGGCGCTGCTGCTGGGGTGGCTGGCGACCAAGGCGGCGGTGCTGGCCGTGAACGCCATCACCTTCCCCCGCCTGCGCCCGGCGCCCACCCCGCGCGGGGGGCCGCGCGTGTCCATCCTGATTCCGGCGCGGGACGAGGCGCACAACCTGCCGCGCACCCTGCCCGGCGTGCTGGCCCAGGGGGCCTTCGAGGTGCTGGTGCTGGATGACGGCAGTCGCGACGGGACCGCCGACGTGGCCCGCCGCCTGGGCGCGCGGGTCCTGACGGGCGAGCCCAGACCGGACGGCTGGAACGGGAAACCCTGGGCCTGCCAGCAACTGCTGCGCGCGGCGCGTGGCGAGGTGCTGATCTTCACGGACGCGGACGTGGACTGGCACGCGGGCGCGCTGGGCGGCCTGCTGAGCGAACTGACCCGTTCGGGCGCGGACCTGCTGAGCGTTCACCCCCGTCAGGCGAACGCGGGCCTGGGCGCCCGCCTGCTGACGCCGCTGGTGGACGCGGCGGTGCTGTCGTACTTCCCGTTTCCCCTGACGCACCTGCGCCACCCCATGACCTCGATTGCCAACGGGCAGGTCATGGCCTTCCGCCGCGCCGCGCTGACCCGCGTGGGCGGGTACGCGCCCGTCCGGGCCGAGGTGCTGGAGGACACCCGCCTCGCGCAGCACCTGGGCGCGCAGGGCTTCCTGGTGTCCACGGCGCTGGGCCGCGCGTGCATCGGCGTGCGCATGTACCGCACGTACCCGGAGTCGGTGGCGGGCTTCGGCAAGAACGTCCTGCCGCTGCACTTTCACTCGCGGCCCCTGCTGCTGCTGGCCGCCGCCGGGCACCTGGGCGCGTACACCCTGCCGTGGCTGCTGCGCCCCTGGCTGCGTGGCCCCGGCTGGACGGCCCTGCGCGTGGCCGGGCTGCTGGAACGCACGCTGGTCAGCGTGGTCGCCGGTCGCCGCGCCCCCGCCGACCTGGCCGAGGGCCTGCTGGGACCCCTCACGCCGCTGCTGGCGCTGCCCGTGTACCGCCGCGCCCTGCGCCGCACCGTCACCTGGAAGGGCCGCCAGTACAGACAGTGA
- a CDS encoding 1-acyl-sn-glycerol-3-phosphate acyltransferase: protein MPGKPGAGPSGVGRHAWATWLLSRSVSRSVRGSLGGVWVRGPVPAGGAVLAPNHHSWWDGYVLREAALWAGSDFAVLMGARQLSRFPFLRRVGAVRADEVRAGVRRARVGWLVVFPEGAVQPAGPLRAAQPGAAWIAGAAGVPLVPVALRVVMRGAQAPEAFVRFGWPVVGPALDGALQRELAALDAELLDSDPETPPAGYLRAVPGRASRSERVDLPSRLLAWITGDRG, encoded by the coding sequence GTGCCCGGTAAGCCTGGGGCCGGGCCATCTGGGGTCGGGCGGCACGCCTGGGCGACGTGGCTGCTGTCGCGCAGCGTGAGCCGCAGCGTGCGCGGCTCTCTGGGCGGCGTGTGGGTGCGCGGGCCGGTCCCGGCGGGTGGCGCGGTCCTGGCGCCGAACCATCACTCCTGGTGGGACGGGTACGTGCTGCGCGAGGCGGCCCTGTGGGCAGGCAGCGACTTCGCGGTCCTGATGGGCGCGCGGCAGCTGTCGCGCTTTCCGTTCCTGCGGCGCGTGGGCGCGGTGCGGGCCGACGAGGTCCGGGCGGGCGTGCGGCGGGCGCGGGTGGGGTGGCTGGTGGTGTTCCCGGAGGGCGCGGTGCAACCCGCCGGGCCGCTGCGGGCCGCGCAGCCGGGCGCGGCGTGGATCGCGGGCGCGGCGGGCGTGCCACTGGTGCCGGTGGCGCTGCGGGTCGTGATGCGCGGCGCGCAGGCGCCCGAGGCCTTCGTGCGCTTCGGGTGGCCGGTGGTGGGGCCAGCCCTGGACGGCGCCCTGCAACGTGAACTGGCCGCGCTGGACGCCGAGCTGCTGGACAGCGACCCGGAGACCCCGCCCGCCGGATACCTGCGGGCCGTGCCGGGCCGCGCGAGCCGTTCGGAGCGGGTGGACCTGCCCTCCAGGCTGCTGGCCTGGATCACCGGGGACAGAGGATGA
- a CDS encoding carotenoid biosynthesis protein → MRFSPTVWRAGLAFAALGVAFLGALLVMGGNPVGWALIALGLPLSGVLALAGDALGVAFPEVLGERLAGLLAATRPWMALVALYVALKIPVPLWPEGFPVLGLASTAALCAAALAFVWERVGWLRAALMLVVSFGVGLGVELLGSRTGIPFGEYTYAGAPAPTLLTVPLIVPLGWFALTLTATSLSRGRPWLTGALMMLWDVGLEPLMTTQGYWTWTDPLPLWAGAPVQNFLGWWAVGWGLSWVFAGLAPGLFGRAGVGWALPGWLERVDGNVQASRVPSLSLLPGARRAGEGLDFRVVYAIEAFFLPGGLVLVGRYAEAAVTLAAMLAGLGLTRALRPARRAVARAR, encoded by the coding sequence GTGAGGTTCTCCCCCACCGTGTGGCGCGCCGGACTGGCGTTCGCGGCACTGGGCGTGGCGTTCCTGGGGGCGTTGCTGGTCATGGGCGGGAATCCCGTGGGCTGGGCGCTGATCGCGCTGGGGTTGCCGCTGTCGGGCGTGCTGGCGCTGGCGGGGGACGCGCTGGGCGTGGCGTTCCCGGAGGTGCTGGGCGAGCGGCTGGCGGGCCTGCTGGCGGCGACGCGGCCGTGGATGGCGCTGGTGGCGCTGTACGTGGCGCTGAAGATTCCGGTGCCGCTGTGGCCGGAAGGGTTCCCGGTGCTGGGGCTGGCGAGTACGGCGGCGCTGTGCGCGGCGGCGCTGGCGTTCGTGTGGGAGCGGGTGGGGTGGCTGCGGGCGGCGCTGATGCTGGTCGTGTCGTTCGGGGTGGGGCTGGGCGTGGAGTTGCTGGGGAGCCGGACGGGCATTCCGTTCGGGGAGTACACGTACGCGGGTGCGCCCGCGCCGACGCTGCTGACCGTGCCGTTGATCGTGCCGCTGGGGTGGTTCGCGCTGACGCTGACGGCCACGAGCCTGTCGCGCGGACGGCCGTGGCTGACGGGCGCCCTGATGATGCTGTGGGACGTGGGCCTGGAACCCCTGATGACCACGCAGGGGTACTGGACGTGGACGGACCCGCTGCCGCTGTGGGCGGGCGCGCCGGTGCAGAACTTCCTGGGGTGGTGGGCGGTCGGGTGGGGCCTGTCGTGGGTGTTCGCGGGGCTGGCGCCGGGGCTGTTCGGGCGGGCCGGGGTGGGCTGGGCGTTGCCCGGCTGGCTGGAGCGGGTGGACGGGAACGTGCAGGCGAGCCGCGTGCCGTCCCTGAGCCTGCTGCCCGGTGCGCGGCGGGCCGGTGAGGGCCTGGATTTCCGGGTGGTGTACGCCATCGAGGCGTTCTTCCTGCCGGGCGGGCTGGTACTGGTGGGCCGTTACGCCGAGGCGGCGGTGACGCTGGCGGCGATGCTGGCGGGTCTGGGCCTGACGCGGGCGCTCCGTCCGGCGCGGCGTGCGGTGGCCCGTGCCCGGTAA
- a CDS encoding NUDIX domain-containing protein: MGAGIAVMNGGDVLLVRRDDNALWDVPGGGAEAGELPEVTARRELREETGLSVGALRALGVFPHRHAYPDGNVVAWETHVFTADFAGGEPRASDDAAQVRWWPLAALPDDVSEATGTYFAALTAVRA; this comes from the coding sequence ATGGGGGCGGGCATTGCCGTCATGAACGGAGGGGACGTCCTGCTGGTCCGCCGGGACGATAACGCCCTGTGGGACGTGCCGGGTGGAGGTGCGGAGGCCGGGGAGTTGCCGGAAGTGACCGCGCGGCGCGAGTTGCGTGAGGAAACGGGCCTGAGCGTGGGCGCGCTGCGGGCGCTGGGCGTGTTCCCTCACCGGCACGCGTACCCGGACGGGAACGTGGTCGCCTGGGAAACGCACGTGTTCACGGCCGACTTTGCAGGTGGGGAGCCGCGCGCCTCGGATGATGCGGCCCAGGTGCGCTGGTGGCCGCTGGCAGCCCTCCCCGACGACGTGTCGGAGGCGACCGGCACGTACTTCGCGGCGTTGACGGCGGTGCGGGCGTGA
- a CDS encoding NAD(P)/FAD-dependent oxidoreductase: protein MPDFDVIVMGAGHNALVTAAYAAKAGLKVGVFERRHIVGGAVSTEELVPGYRFDYGGSAHILIRMTPVVRELELTRHGLHYLDVDPMFHASDGETPWFIHRDAGRTARELEALFPGQGEAYTKFLDDWTPFARSVADLFNSAPGPLDMGRMVVSSGKGKDWMEQLPRILRPYGDVAKEYFTDERVRAPLVWMAAQSGPPPSDPLSAPFLLWHPLYHEGGVARPKGGSGGLTKALKRAIEADGGQVFVNAPVKDILVKEGKAQGIRLENGETYTARAVVSGAHILTTAGALPDEFVPAAARQVRVGNGFGMVLRLALSEKVKYRHHKEPDSRVGLGLLIKNEQQLMKGYGEYLAGEPTKDPPLIAMSFSAVDDSLAPPGGEALWLWAQYYPYELSSGSWETRTAEARENILNAFEHYAPGTRDTIVGELVQTPQWLETNLGLHRGNVMHLEMSFDQMFSFRPWMKASQYRWPGVQGLYLTGASTHPGGGIMGASGRNAAQVLVKDLTRRRWK from the coding sequence ATGCCGGATTTCGATGTGATCGTGATGGGCGCGGGCCACAACGCGCTGGTGACCGCCGCGTACGCCGCGAAGGCGGGCCTGAAGGTGGGCGTGTTCGAGCGGCGACACATCGTGGGGGGCGCCGTCAGTACCGAGGAACTCGTGCCGGGATACCGCTTCGATTACGGCGGGAGCGCGCACATCCTGATCCGCATGACGCCCGTGGTGCGCGAACTGGAACTCACGCGGCACGGCCTGCACTACCTGGACGTGGACCCGATGTTCCACGCGTCGGACGGCGAGACGCCCTGGTTCATCCACCGGGACGCCGGGCGCACGGCGCGGGAACTGGAGGCGCTGTTCCCCGGTCAGGGTGAGGCGTACACGAAATTCCTGGACGACTGGACGCCGTTTGCGCGCTCCGTGGCGGACCTGTTCAACTCCGCGCCGGGGCCGCTGGACATGGGCAGGATGGTCGTGTCCAGCGGGAAGGGCAAGGACTGGATGGAGCAGCTGCCCCGCATCCTGCGTCCGTACGGGGACGTGGCGAAGGAGTACTTCACGGACGAGCGGGTCCGTGCCCCGCTGGTGTGGATGGCGGCGCAGAGCGGCCCCCCGCCCAGTGATCCGCTGAGTGCGCCGTTCCTGCTGTGGCACCCGCTGTACCACGAGGGCGGCGTGGCGCGGCCCAAGGGTGGCAGCGGCGGCCTGACGAAAGCCCTGAAACGCGCCATCGAGGCGGACGGTGGGCAGGTGTTCGTGAACGCGCCCGTGAAGGACATCCTCGTGAAAGAAGGGAAGGCTCAGGGCATCCGGCTGGAGAACGGCGAGACGTACACCGCCCGCGCCGTCGTGTCCGGCGCGCACATCCTGACCACCGCCGGCGCCCTCCCCGACGAGTTCGTACCCGCCGCCGCCCGGCAGGTCCGCGTGGGCAACGGCTTCGGCATGGTCCTGCGCCTCGCCCTGAGCGAGAAGGTCAAGTACCGCCACCACAAGGAACCCGACAGCCGCGTCGGCCTGGGCCTGCTGATCAAGAACGAACAGCAACTCATGAAAGGCTACGGCGAGTACCTCGCCGGTGAACCCACCAAGGACCCGCCCCTGATCGCCATGAGCTTCAGCGCCGTGGACGACTCGCTCGCCCCGCCCGGCGGCGAGGCCCTGTGGCTCTGGGCGCAGTACTACCCCTACGAACTGAGCAGCGGCTCCTGGGAAACCCGCACCGCCGAGGCCCGCGAGAACATCCTGAACGCCTTCGAGCACTACGCGCCCGGCACACGCGACACCATCGTCGGCGAACTCGTGCAGACGCCGCAGTGGCTGGAGACGAACCTCGGCCTGCACCGCGGGAACGTCATGCACCTCGAAATGAGCTTCGACCAGATGTTCTCCTTCCGCCCCTGGATGAAAGCCAGCCAGTACCGCTGGCCCGGCGTGCAGGGCCTCTACCTGACCGGCGCCAGCACCCACCCCGGCGGCGGCATCATGGGCGCCTCCGGCCGCAACGCCGCGCAGGTCCTCGTGAAAGACCTGACGCGCCGACGGTGGAAGTAG
- a CDS encoding helix-turn-helix transcriptional regulator produces MVAKSAGRSAALTLFNRLPVLRAERGLSRQDLAAAVDVNYQTIGYLERGEYAPSLDLAFRLSDYFGLPIEAIFSRAPFTPLSEKVYGGPS; encoded by the coding sequence ATGGTTGCCAAGTCCGCCGGGCGTTCCGCCGCTCTTACCCTTTTCAACCGACTCCCTGTCTTGCGGGCCGAGCGGGGCCTGTCCCGTCAGGACCTCGCGGCTGCCGTCGACGTGAACTACCAGACTATCGGTTACCTCGAACGCGGCGAGTACGCGCCCAGCCTGGACCTCGCCTTCCGCCTCAGCGACTACTTCGGCCTGCCCATCGAAGCGATCTTCTCCCGCGCGCCCTTCACGCCCCTGAGCGAGAAAGTTTACGGAGGTCCATCATGA
- a CDS encoding GNAT family N-acetyltransferase — MSLSVTTVGGPDLAPFIPALARLRTLVFRAYPYLYDGDPAYEERYLQTYLDAPDAIIVLARDGDTVVGASSALPLTQETDDIRAPLHAPEFDPADVLYLGESVLTAEYRGRGLGHAFFDHREAHAARLGLNTTAFCAVQRPDDHPARPTPYRTHHAFWAARGYTERPDLTTTLSWKDLGDDHETPKPMRYWIRKSQAGG, encoded by the coding sequence TTGAGCCTGAGCGTCACCACCGTCGGCGGCCCGGACCTCGCCCCGTTCATTCCCGCGCTGGCCCGCCTGAGAACGCTGGTGTTCCGCGCGTACCCCTACCTGTACGACGGCGACCCCGCCTACGAGGAACGCTACTTGCAGACGTACCTGGACGCCCCGGACGCCATCATCGTGCTGGCCCGCGACGGCGACACTGTCGTCGGGGCCAGCAGCGCCCTGCCGCTCACGCAGGAGACCGACGACATCCGCGCGCCGCTGCACGCCCCGGAATTCGACCCGGCTGACGTGCTGTACCTGGGCGAGAGCGTCCTGACCGCCGAGTACCGCGGGCGCGGCCTGGGTCACGCCTTCTTCGACCACCGCGAGGCCCACGCCGCCCGCCTGGGCCTGAACACCACCGCGTTCTGCGCCGTGCAGCGCCCGGACGACCACCCGGCGCGGCCCACCCCGTACCGCACGCACCACGCCTTCTGGGCTGCGCGCGGCTACACGGAACGCCCGGACCTGACCACCACCCTGAGCTGGAAGGACCTGGGCGACGACCACGAAACGCCCAAACCCATGCGCTACTGGATCAGGAAAAGCCAGGCAGGGGGATAG
- a CDS encoding ketosteroid isomerase-related protein, with the protein MTDVTTPDTVQLVQAYYDAFNRGDAPGMLALLTDDVRHDINEGDTQTGLDAFGAFLAKMEAHYRERAEDVVVMATPDGTRASAEFVIHGEYLKTDPGLPEAQGQRYVLPVGAFFDVRGGKIARVTNYYNLADWTRQVEQGSA; encoded by the coding sequence ATGACCGACGTCACGACACCCGACACCGTGCAACTGGTGCAGGCCTACTACGACGCCTTCAACCGCGGCGACGCGCCGGGCATGCTGGCCCTGCTGACCGACGACGTCCGCCACGACATCAACGAGGGCGACACGCAGACCGGCCTGGACGCCTTTGGTGCCTTCCTGGCCAAGATGGAGGCCCACTACCGCGAGCGGGCCGAGGACGTGGTCGTCATGGCCACCCCGGACGGCACGCGCGCCAGCGCCGAGTTCGTCATTCACGGCGAGTACCTGAAAACCGACCCCGGCCTGCCCGAGGCGCAGGGGCAGCGCTACGTGCTGCCGGTCGGGGCGTTCTTCGACGTGCGCGGCGGAAAGATCGCCCGCGTCACCAACTACTACAACCTCGCGGACTGGACCCGGCAGGTCGAGCAGGGCAGCGCTTGA
- the mutY gene encoding A/G-specific adenine glycosylase, which translates to MTPPVPAFPFPLPALRAALLAWFDRTGRALPWRAGREGARDPYRVWVAEILLQQTQVVRGQVYYDRFLTAFPTVQALAAAPQEAVLKAWEGCGYYARARNLHRAAQQVARNGFPDSYDGWLALPGVGPYTAAAVSSLALNEARAVNDGNVRRVLARLHGEARPSPAWVQGRADTLLDPQRPGAWNEAVMDLGATVCTPAAPRCEVCPLRPWCAASASGTPAAYPAPKVRAPVPDVPVVAVLIGTPQQAVLERRTGTLLGGLMGLPAEPLAAGEVPHDALRRLCARLNARPGPPLGRLTHVMTHRRITLHLYAGQADLPRQTVTDAALSRLDQKALALAAQPTLL; encoded by the coding sequence GTGACCCCGCCCGTTCCGGCCTTCCCGTTCCCGCTTCCGGCGCTGCGCGCGGCGCTGCTGGCCTGGTTCGACCGGACCGGTCGTGCGCTGCCCTGGCGGGCGGGCCGCGAGGGGGCCCGCGATCCCTACCGCGTGTGGGTGGCGGAAATTCTGCTGCAGCAGACGCAGGTGGTGCGTGGGCAGGTCTACTATGACCGTTTTCTGACAGCCTTCCCGACCGTGCAGGCTCTCGCGGCGGCGCCGCAGGAGGCGGTCCTGAAGGCCTGGGAGGGCTGCGGGTACTACGCCCGCGCCCGCAACCTGCACCGCGCCGCGCAACAGGTCGCCCGGAACGGCTTTCCCGACTCGTACGACGGGTGGCTGGCCCTGCCGGGCGTGGGGCCGTACACGGCGGCGGCCGTCAGCAGCCTCGCGCTGAACGAGGCGCGCGCCGTGAACGACGGCAACGTGCGCCGCGTCCTGGCACGCCTGCACGGCGAGGCGCGGCCGTCCCCCGCGTGGGTGCAGGGCCGCGCCGACACGCTGCTCGACCCGCAGCGGCCCGGCGCGTGGAACGAGGCGGTCATGGACCTGGGCGCCACCGTCTGCACCCCGGCCGCGCCGCGCTGCGAGGTCTGCCCGCTGCGGCCCTGGTGCGCGGCGTCCGCGTCCGGCACGCCCGCCGCCTACCCCGCCCCGAAGGTCCGCGCGCCCGTACCGGACGTGCCGGTGGTGGCCGTCCTGATCGGCACGCCGCAGCAGGCGGTCCTGGAACGCCGCACCGGCACGCTGCTGGGCGGCCTGATGGGCCTGCCGGCCGAACCGCTCGCCGCCGGTGAGGTGCCGCACGACGCCCTCAGGCGCCTGTGTGCCCGCCTGAACGCCCGGCCCGGGCCGCCGCTGGGCCGCCTGACGCACGTCATGACCCACCGCCGGATCACGCTGCACCTGTACGCCGGGCAGGCCGACCTGCCCCGGCAGACGGTGACCGACGCGGCGCTGTCGCGGCTGGATCAGAAGGCGCTGGCCTTGGCCGCGCAGCCCACCCTGCTGTAA
- a CDS encoding isoprenyl transferase — protein MSREPLKVAVQTIQKTRNAARGALLWGYEQRLAREVRAHGHLPRHLGLILDGNRRFARASGLQREMGHSIGADKAHEVLQWCLELGIPAATIWVLSTDNKSRDPQELAHILSLLEKEARSLATDPRIHANRVRVRAIGQHDGFPPQVLAALKDLEEKTAHYDGMRLNIAVGYGGREEIVDAVKRHLNAQAQAGQTLTQAAADLGPEHISAHLYAADIPDPDFIIRTSGEIRLSGFMLWQSVYSEYYFCDVYWPGFRRVDFLRALRDFQGRDRRFGR, from the coding sequence ATGTCGCGTGAGCCGCTCAAAGTCGCAGTCCAGACCATTCAGAAAACGCGGAACGCGGCCCGCGGCGCCCTGCTGTGGGGTTACGAGCAGCGTCTGGCGCGTGAAGTGCGCGCCCACGGCCACCTGCCCCGCCACCTGGGCCTGATCCTCGACGGCAACCGCCGCTTCGCGCGGGCCAGCGGCCTCCAGCGCGAGATGGGGCACTCCATCGGCGCGGACAAGGCCCACGAGGTCCTGCAGTGGTGCCTGGAACTCGGGATTCCCGCCGCGACCATCTGGGTGCTGTCCACCGACAACAAGAGCCGCGACCCGCAGGAACTGGCGCACATCCTCTCGCTGCTGGAAAAGGAGGCCCGCAGTCTCGCCACCGATCCGCGCATCCACGCCAACCGCGTGCGGGTGCGCGCCATCGGGCAGCACGACGGATTCCCGCCGCAGGTGCTGGCCGCCCTGAAGGACCTGGAGGAGAAGACCGCTCACTACGACGGCATGCGCCTGAACATCGCCGTCGGGTACGGGGGCCGCGAGGAGATCGTGGACGCCGTCAAACGGCACCTGAACGCGCAGGCACAGGCCGGGCAGACCCTCACCCAGGCCGCCGCCGACCTGGGTCCCGAGCACATCAGCGCGCACCTGTACGCCGCCGACATTCCCGACCCGGACTTCATCATCCGGACCAGCGGCGAGATCCGCCTGTCGGGCTTCATGCTGTGGCAGAGCGTGTACTCCGAGTACTACTTCTGCGACGTGTACTGGCCCGGCTTCCGCCGCGTGGACTTCCTGCGGGCGCTGCGGGACTTCCAGGGCCGCGACCGTCGCTTCGGCCGCTGA